One Loxodonta africana isolate mLoxAfr1 chromosome 4, mLoxAfr1.hap2, whole genome shotgun sequence genomic region harbors:
- the RASSF8 gene encoding ras association domain-containing protein 8, with the protein MELKVWVDGVQRIVCGVTEVTTCQEVVIALAQAIGRTGRYTLIEKWRDTERHLAPHENPIISLNKWGQYASDVQLILRRTGPSLSERPTSDSVARIPERTLYRQSLPPLAKLRPQNDKSIKRREPKRKSLTFTGGAKGLMDIFGKSKETEFKQKVLNNCKTTADELKKLIRLQTEKLQSIEKQLESNEVEIRFWEQKYNSSLEEEIVRLEQKIKRNDVEIEEEEFWENELQIEQENEKQLKDQLQEIRQKITECESKLKDYLAQIQTMENGLEAEKLQWEVQEAQVNEEEVKGKIGKVKGEIDIQGQQSLRLENGIKAVERSLGQATKRLQDKEQELEQLTKELRQVNLQQFIQQTGTKVTVLPAEPIEVEASHADIEREAPFQSGSLKRPGSSRQLPSNLRILQNPISSGFNPEGIYV; encoded by the exons ATGGAACTTAAAGTATGGGTGGATGGAGTTCAGAggattgtgtgtggggtcactgaAGTCACAACTTGCCAGGAGGTTGTAATCGCCTTAGCTCAAGCCATAG GCCGAACTGGAAGGTATACTCTTATAGAAAAATGGAGAGATACTGAAAGACACTTAGCACCTCATGAAAATCCTATCATATCCTTAAACAAATGGGGGCAGTATGCCAGTGATGTACAGCTAATTTTACGTCGAACAGGGCCATCTCTCAGTGAGCGACCCACTTCAGATAGTGTGGCCCGAATTCCTGAAAGAACTTTATACAGGCAGAGTTTGCCTCCCTTAGCTAAACTGAGGCCTCAGAATGACAAATCAATCAAAAGGAGAGAGCCCAAAAGGAAATCATTAACATTTACAGGAGGTGCCAAAGGGTTAATGGACATTTTTGGGAAAAGTAAAGAAACTGAATTCAAGCAGAAGGTGCTGAATAACTGCAAAACAACAGCAGATGAGTTAAAGAAGCTGATCCGTTTACAGACAGAGAAGCTTCAATCCATTGAAAAACAGCTGGAATCAAATGAAGTAGAAATACGATTTTGGGAGCAAAAATATAATTCTAGCCTTGAAGAGGAAATTGTCCGCCTAGAACAGAAGATCAAAAGAAATGATGTAGAAATTGAGGAGGAAGAATTTTGGGAAAATGAATTACAGATTGaacaggaaaatgaaaaacagcTTAAGGATCAACTTCAAGAAATAAGACAGAAGATAACAGAATGTGAGAGCAAATTAAAGGACTATTTGGCTCAGATCCAGACAATGGAAAATGGTCTTGAAGCAGAAAAATTGCAGTGGGAGGTTCAGGAGGCACAAGTGAATGAAGAAGAGGTTAAAGGGAAGATTGGTAAGGTCAAAGGGGAAATTGACATTCAGGGCCAGCAGAGCCTGAGACTGGAAAATGGGATTAAAGCTGTGGAAAGATCTCTTGGACAAGCCACCAAACGATTACAG GACAAAGAACAAGAACTGGAGCAGCTGACTAAAGAGCTGCGGCAAGTCAACCTTCAGCAGTTTATCCAGCAGACAGGGACAAAAGTTACCGTTTTGCCAGCCGAGCCCATTGAAGTAGAGGCCTCCCATGCAGACATAGAAAGGG AGGCACCATTCCAGTCTGGGTCCCTGAAGCGACCTGGCTCATCTCGGCAGCTCCCCAGTAATCTTCGTATTCTACAGAATCCTATTTCATCTGGTTTCAATCCTGAAGGCATATATGTATAA